The Helicobacter sp. MIT 99-5507 genome includes a region encoding these proteins:
- a CDS encoding DUF411 domain-containing protein: MKKIILSTAIILPLMLFGANKKLEVYESPTCGCCDLWVKYMKDQGYEVYVHKTNDFMKIKEDFNIKSEYQSCHTGVIDGYAIEGHVPNDAVKWLLENKPKDVIGISAPGMPQGSPGMEQGYEEEYPVILMLKDGGYKLYGYYKGHKLLDKKHQNHEH, from the coding sequence ATGAAAAAAATTATTTTAAGCACTGCTATTATTTTACCTCTTATGCTTTTTGGAGCAAATAAAAAGCTTGAAGTTTATGAAAGCCCGACCTGCGGGTGTTGTGATCTGTGGGTAAAATACATGAAAGATCAAGGCTATGAAGTGTATGTTCATAAAACTAACGACTTTATGAAAATCAAAGAAGATTTTAATATAAAATCTGAATACCAAAGTTGCCATACAGGTGTGATAGATGGATATGCTATAGAAGGGCATGTACCAAATGATGCAGTAAAATGGCTTTTAGAAAATAAACCAAAAGATGTTATAGGGATTTCAGCTCCTGGTATGCCTCAAGGAAGTCCAGGCATGGAGCAAGGATATGAAGAAGAATATCCTGTAATCTTAATGCTTAAAGATGGAGGCTATAAACTTTATGGCTATTATAAAGGACATAAACTTTTGGATAAAAAGCACCAAAATCACGAACATTAA
- the groES gene encoding co-chaperone GroES codes for MKFRPLDKRVLLERVEEETKTSSGIIIPDNAKEKPLVGIVRAISKKLEKESEIKVGDSVVFDKYKGSEIKIDNKLYVVIDEEDLLGILG; via the coding sequence ATGAAATTTAGACCACTAGATAAACGTGTATTATTAGAGAGAGTCGAAGAAGAAACAAAAACTAGCTCTGGAATTATCATACCAGATAATGCAAAGGAAAAGCCACTTGTAGGAATTGTTCGTGCAATTAGCAAAAAACTAGAAAAAGAAAGTGAAATAAAAGTCGGTGATAGCGTAGTTTTTGATAAATATAAAGGTTCTGAAATCAAAATTGATAATAAATTATATGTAGTAATTGACGAAGAAGATTTACTAGGAATCTTAGGTTAA
- the grpE gene encoding nucleotide exchange factor GrpE — protein sequence MQDENIENNDETNELDKDSSAESTNTDSINTEELLKQKDLQIKELEEKYIRTHADFENIKKRLERDKNQCLEYANENILKDFLPILDTLESALNGISSTNISTESIKNIEAGIKLTIDNFMKALNKNGVEVIDTNSNFDPNLHNAIMQVKDESKEDGEIAQVIQKGYKYKERIIRPSMVSITKNS from the coding sequence TTGCAAGACGAAAATATAGAAAATAATGATGAAACAAATGAATTAGATAAAGATTCTAGTGCAGAATCTACCAATACAGATTCTATTAATACAGAAGAGTTATTAAAACAAAAAGATCTACAAATCAAGGAGTTAGAAGAAAAATATATAAGAACTCATGCAGATTTTGAAAATATAAAAAAGAGGCTTGAGAGAGATAAAAATCAATGTTTAGAATATGCAAATGAAAATATACTAAAAGATTTTTTACCGATTCTAGATACTTTAGAATCTGCATTAAATGGAATCTCAAGCACTAATATTTCAACAGAGAGCATAAAAAATATAGAAGCTGGAATAAAACTAACAATAGATAATTTTATGAAAGCTTTAAATAAAAATGGTGTTGAAGTTATTGATACAAATAGTAATTTTGACCCAAATTTGCATAATGCAATTATGCAAGTAAAAGATGAAAGCAAAGAAGATGGAGAAATAGCCCAAGTGATACAAAAAGGCTATAAGTATAAAGAAAGAATTATTCGACCTTCTATGGTTTCAATAACAAAAAATAGTTAA
- the ileS gene encoding isoleucine--tRNA ligase: MDYKDTLNLAISDFPMRGNLPQNEPVLYKQWKENDAFLKMKLNNKNATSSFTLHDGPPYANGSLHVGHALNKILKDIIVKYNYFRGKKIYYTPGWDCHGLPIEQQIEQKIGTAKKTQISNFRELCRNHAKEFIKLQSDGFESFGVLGDFNNPYVTMDFAFEAKIFDSLCNIAKSRILAQRYKPIYWSWACQTALAEAEVEYKDKVSDSIFVRFNLSDATKAKLPHLGDNASVIIWTTTPWTLPANVAIALNPNIEYIITTKGFIVAKKLHQKLCLDMDIGEIKAIINQNELENLSAINPLNNRESKIILGEHVSDSDGSGAVHTAPGHGEDDYNVGLKYNLEVLVPVDDFGNYDDSVVNLALFPKDVANEFVGVNVFKAQDRILELLGDSLLKHTKITHSYPHCWRSHKPVIYRATTQWFILMDKPFFDGLTLREIALKEIEKVNFYPKSGYKRLQSMIQNRPDWCISRQRAWGVPIAFFHYKDTKEPIFDDELFSHLSNIFKEEGLDCWWSKDIKDLLPSSWQSKASELYKGEHILDVWFDSGSTWNAVLNSPKYDAGEYPADLYLEGSDQHRGWFQSSLLVSCAINHKAPFKNILTHGFTVDENGEKMSKSKGNVIAPESILKEYGSEILRLWVALSDYQSDLKISQNILKQISEQYRKIRNTIRFLLANTNDFKEFVGTNELGSIDRWLLKRAIEVFDEANRLFSEYEFSKSLNLVMNFITNELSGIYFDLCKDSLYCDKATSTSRRAIQTTLCLVARKLFLFLAPILTYSIDEALKYASNALKGDLSDVFSCRDSNIDYDLEVNENFDELLELRSLFGAELDRLKKEKLVKSSLELEISFDYPNASVLSSWLIVSGVNNNFEKSNILSTISLNNGKVATILKSSRYKCPRCWKFNSNSQDCLCDRCNSSI; the protein is encoded by the coding sequence ATGGATTATAAAGATACATTAAATCTCGCTATTAGTGATTTTCCTATGCGTGGGAATTTGCCACAAAATGAACCAGTTTTATATAAGCAATGGAAAGAGAATGATGCTTTTTTAAAAATGAAGCTAAATAATAAAAATGCGACTTCTTCTTTTACTCTTCATGATGGACCACCATATGCAAATGGCAGCCTTCATGTAGGACATGCACTAAATAAAATACTAAAAGATATCATTGTTAAATATAATTATTTTAGGGGCAAAAAGATTTATTATACACCGGGTTGGGATTGTCATGGTTTGCCAATAGAACAGCAAATCGAGCAAAAAATAGGCACTGCAAAAAAAACACAGATTTCTAATTTTAGGGAATTATGTAGAAATCACGCAAAAGAATTTATCAAGCTTCAAAGCGATGGATTTGAGAGTTTTGGAGTGCTAGGTGATTTTAATAATCCTTATGTGACGATGGATTTTGCATTTGAGGCAAAGATATTTGATAGTTTATGCAATATCGCAAAAAGTAGGATTCTAGCTCAAAGATATAAGCCGATTTATTGGAGTTGGGCTTGTCAAACAGCTCTTGCAGAAGCAGAAGTAGAATATAAAGATAAAGTTTCAGATTCTATATTTGTGCGATTTAATCTTAGTGATGCAACAAAAGCAAAACTTCCACATTTAGGAGACAATGCTAGTGTAATTATCTGGACTACTACCCCTTGGACTTTACCTGCAAATGTGGCTATAGCATTAAATCCAAATATTGAATATATAATAACGACTAAAGGCTTTATTGTCGCAAAAAAACTTCATCAAAAACTATGCCTTGATATGGATATTGGTGAGATAAAAGCCATTATCAATCAAAATGAATTAGAGAATCTAAGTGCAATAAATCCACTAAATAATAGAGAATCTAAAATTATTTTAGGCGAGCATGTAAGCGATAGTGATGGTAGCGGTGCAGTCCATACCGCACCAGGTCACGGTGAAGATGATTATAATGTGGGACTTAAATATAATCTTGAAGTTCTTGTGCCTGTTGATGATTTTGGTAATTATGATGATAGTGTTGTAAATCTTGCTTTATTTCCAAAAGATGTTGCAAATGAGTTTGTAGGGGTAAATGTATTTAAAGCACAAGATAGAATCTTAGAATTACTTGGAGATTCTTTGCTTAAACATACAAAAATAACACATAGTTATCCTCATTGTTGGCGTTCTCACAAGCCTGTGATTTATCGTGCTACTACGCAGTGGTTCATCTTGATGGATAAGCCATTTTTTGATGGACTTACTTTGCGAGAAATAGCACTAAAGGAAATAGAAAAAGTAAATTTCTATCCAAAAAGTGGATATAAAAGACTTCAATCAATGATACAAAATCGCCCTGATTGGTGCATTTCTCGTCAAAGAGCTTGGGGTGTGCCAATAGCATTTTTTCATTATAAAGACACAAAAGAGCCTATTTTTGATGATGAATTATTTTCGCATTTAAGCAATATATTTAAAGAAGAAGGGCTTGATTGCTGGTGGAGTAAAGATATAAAAGATTTATTACCATCTTCTTGGCAATCTAAAGCTAGCGAGTTATACAAAGGCGAGCATATTTTAGATGTTTGGTTTGATAGCGGTAGCACTTGGAATGCTGTATTGAATTCGCCAAAATATGATGCAGGAGAATATCCAGCAGATTTATATTTAGAGGGAAGTGATCAACATAGAGGTTGGTTTCAAAGCTCACTTTTGGTATCTTGTGCTATAAATCATAAAGCACCATTTAAAAATATTTTAACTCATGGATTCACAGTTGATGAAAATGGTGAAAAAATGAGTAAATCAAAAGGCAATGTCATAGCTCCAGAATCTATTTTAAAAGAATATGGAAGCGAGATTCTTCGTCTTTGGGTGGCACTTAGCGATTATCAAAGTGATTTAAAAATATCACAAAATATATTAAAACAAATAAGTGAGCAATATAGAAAAATACGAAATACGATCAGATTCTTGCTTGCAAATACAAATGATTTTAAAGAATTTGTTGGGACTAATGAGCTAGGAAGCATTGATAGATGGTTGTTAAAAAGAGCTATAGAAGTTTTTGATGAAGCAAATAGATTATTTAGTGAATATGAATTTTCAAAGTCATTAAATCTTGTTATGAATTTTATTACCAATGAGCTTAGTGGAATCTATTTTGATTTATGCAAAGATAGCTTATATTGCGATAAGGCTACTTCTACTTCAAGGCGAGCGATACAAACTACATTATGCCTTGTAGCTAGGAAGTTGTTTTTATTTTTAGCACCAATATTGACATATAGCATAGATGAAGCCCTAAAATACGCATCAAATGCACTAAAAGGTGATTTAAGCGATGTATTTAGTTGCAGAGATTCTAATATAGATTATGATTTAGAGGTAAATGAAAATTTTGATGAGTTATTAGAACTTCGCTCTTTATTTGGGGCAGAATTAGATAGATTAAAAAAAGAAAAATTAGTAAAAAGCTCGCTTGAGCTAGAAATTTCTTTTGACTATCCAAATGCTAGCGTGCTTTCAAGTTGGCTTATTGTAAGTGGAGTAAATAATAATTTTGAAAAATCAAATATCCTTTCTACTATTAGTTTAAATAATGGAAAAGTAGCCACGATACTAAAATCTAGCAGATATAAATGCCCTAGATGTTGGAAATTTAATTCAAATTCACAAGATTGCTTGTGTGATCGATGTAATTCTAGTATCTAG
- a CDS encoding type II secretion system protein produces the protein MKRNGFSMIELVFVIVILGVLAAVAVPRFVTTRTDAQVAMARSDIASTLKAIPARVFAENIDPTASAPTGFSNWGEWMIDTGGLDRGRWKAGNSGTSNNPGIEPLGNVVTQSGSNQTGGCGHIIQLNTSTGNLIFDPNQIAATSTNGGNGGTFCKTLKESYPSGSNRIIPLATTGAVKF, from the coding sequence ATGAAAAGAAATGGTTTTAGTATGATTGAGTTAGTATTTGTTATTGTTATCTTAGGAGTTTTAGCAGCAGTTGCGGTGCCTAGATTTGTAACAACAAGGACAGATGCACAAGTAGCAATGGCAAGAAGTGATATTGCTTCTACACTAAAAGCAATTCCTGCAAGAGTTTTTGCAGAAAATATAGATCCTACAGCATCAGCTCCTACTGGTTTTAGTAACTGGGGTGAGTGGATGATAGATACAGGCGGACTTGATCGAGGTAGATGGAAAGCTGGAAATAGTGGAACTAGTAACAACCCAGGAATTGAACCACTTGGTAATGTTGTAACACAAAGTGGAAGCAATCAAACTGGCGGATGTGGACATATTATTCAATTAAATACAAGTACAGGAAATTTAATCTTTGATCCAAACCAAATTGCAGCTACATCAACTAATGGAGGTAATGGAGGGACATTCTGTAAAACACTAAAAGAATCTTATCCAAGTGGTTCAAATAGAATTATCCCGCTAGCAACTACTGGAGCAGTGAAATTCTAA
- a CDS encoding class II aldolase/adducin family protein gives MIHKNINSELLQELINISLTMFRKNFFDIFHGAISMKIDDSKFMINTKDAVLNSPALENYMVLTHKRNYSWQEASDDAFIHSFIYKEISEAKCIAYTFPNFTMAHSLNNNKFIPKDYFGYKKFKEANIYNPGDYDSWYERADVEICNFLRQNKVNFIIIRGYGLYIYERDLPQLAKTISMIENSAKILVLSDTFKNTHNFNILNNVDS, from the coding sequence ATGATACATAAAAATATAAATAGTGAGCTTCTACAAGAGCTAATAAATATATCACTAACAATGTTTAGAAAAAATTTCTTTGATATTTTTCATGGTGCAATTTCTATGAAAATTGATGATAGTAAATTTATGATAAATACAAAAGATGCGGTCTTAAACTCTCCAGCTTTAGAAAATTATATGGTATTAACTCACAAAAGAAATTATAGCTGGCAAGAAGCAAGTGATGATGCTTTTATTCACTCTTTTATTTACAAAGAAATTAGCGAAGCAAAATGTATTGCATACACATTTCCAAATTTTACAATGGCTCATTCACTAAATAATAATAAATTCATTCCAAAAGATTATTTTGGATACAAAAAATTCAAAGAGGCAAATATATATAATCCTGGTGATTATGATAGTTGGTATGAAAGAGCGGATGTGGAGATATGCAATTTCTTACGTCAGAATAAAGTAAATTTTATAATAATAAGAGGATATGGACTTTATATATACGAAAGAGACCTTCCACAGCTTGCAAAAACAATATCGATGATAGAAAATAGTGCAAAAATATTAGTTTTATCAGATACATTCAAGAATACGCACAATTTCAATATATTAAATAATGTAGATTCTTAA
- the tsf gene encoding translation elongation factor Ts — translation MMEITAALVKKLRDMTDAGMMECKKALVEVNGDIEKAIEYLREKGLSKAAKKADRVAAEGAIVLKVDNDFTKASMVEINSETDFVAKNDNFKELCAKTLDIISSSNINNIEDLNNIIVDGASFLDYLKSQIAKIGENIVVRRFCNISSNNNSITNGYLHSNGKVGTIISLSFNNAESKAKLVELSKNLCMHAAAMKPQIISYDEFSDDFIAKEKSALVAEIEKENEELKRLGKTLKTIPEYISKKELNNQVLAKKEEQFKENLKAQKKPEAIWDKIIPGLLDRFIADNTLLDQRLTLLGQFFVMDDKKTIAQILDEKSKELNDKITITRYERYELGEGIEKKEEDFAKEVASQLNL, via the coding sequence ATAATGGAAATTACTGCTGCCTTAGTAAAAAAATTAAGAGATATGACTGATGCAGGAATGATGGAGTGTAAAAAGGCATTAGTTGAAGTAAATGGCGATATAGAAAAAGCTATCGAATATTTGCGAGAAAAAGGATTGAGTAAAGCTGCAAAAAAAGCTGATAGAGTGGCGGCAGAGGGTGCTATTGTTCTTAAAGTTGATAATGATTTTACAAAAGCCTCTATGGTTGAAATCAATAGTGAAACAGATTTTGTTGCAAAAAATGATAATTTTAAAGAGCTTTGTGCAAAGACACTAGATATCATTTCTAGCTCAAATATTAACAATATAGAAGATTTAAATAATATTATTGTTGATGGAGCTAGTTTTTTAGATTATTTAAAATCACAAATTGCAAAAATTGGTGAAAATATCGTTGTTAGAAGATTTTGCAATATAAGCTCAAATAATAATAGCATTACAAATGGTTATTTGCATTCAAATGGCAAGGTAGGCACTATCATTTCATTAAGTTTTAATAATGCAGAATCTAAGGCAAAATTAGTAGAACTTAGCAAAAATCTATGTATGCATGCCGCTGCTATGAAACCACAAATAATAAGCTATGATGAATTTAGTGATGATTTTATTGCAAAAGAAAAAAGTGCTTTAGTCGCAGAGATAGAAAAAGAAAATGAAGAGTTAAAAAGACTTGGTAAAACTCTAAAAACAATTCCAGAATACATAAGTAAAAAAGAATTAAACAACCAAGTGCTTGCTAAAAAAGAAGAGCAATTTAAAGAGAATCTAAAAGCACAAAAAAAGCCAGAAGCTATTTGGGATAAAATCATTCCAGGATTACTTGATAGATTTATCGCTGATAATACTTTGCTAGATCAAAGACTTACTTTGCTTGGGCAATTTTTTGTAATGGATGATAAAAAAACAATAGCTCAAATATTAGATGAAAAAAGCAAAGAATTAAACGATAAAATAACAATCACAAGATATGAGCGATATGAACTAGGTGAGGGTATAGAGAAAAAAGAAGAAGATTTTGCTAAAGAAGTAGCTAGTCAATTAAATCTATGA
- the groL gene encoding chaperonin GroEL (60 kDa chaperone family; promotes refolding of misfolded polypeptides especially under stressful conditions; forms two stacked rings of heptamers to form a barrel-shaped 14mer; ends can be capped by GroES; misfolded proteins enter the barrel where they are refolded when GroES binds), which yields MASKEITFSDNARNKLFDGIKQLNDAVKVTMGPKGRNVLIQKSYGAPSITKDGVSVAKEVELKDPIANMGAQLVKEVASKTADAAGDGTTTATVLAYSIFKEGLRNITAGANPVEVKRGMDKATNAIIDELKKMSKTIKGKKEIAQVATISANSDENIGNLIAEAMEKVGKDGVITVEEAKGINDELNVVEGMQFDRGYLSPYFVTNSDKMTIELDNPYVLLTDKKITSMKDILPLLEATMKSGKPLLIIAEDIEGEALTTLVVNKLRGVLNVAAVKAPGFGDRRKEMLKDIAILTGGQVISEELGNTLESATIAELGQCARISIDKDNTTIVDGKGKKDDVKSRINQIKAQIETTTSDYDKEKLQERLAKLSGGVAVIKVGAASEVEMKEKKDRVDDALSATKAAVEEGIVVGGGVALIRAGLNVKLNLSGDEAIGYDIIKRAIKAPLKQIAKNAGYDKGVVVNEIEKSKKDSYGFDASCGEYVDMFDKGIIDPLKVERIALQNAVSVSSLLLTTEATINEIKEDKPAPAMPDMGGMGGMGGMM from the coding sequence ATGGCAAGCAAAGAAATAACATTTTCTGATAATGCAAGAAATAAATTATTTGATGGCATTAAACAGCTAAATGATGCAGTAAAAGTTACTATGGGACCAAAAGGAAGAAATGTATTAATACAAAAAAGTTATGGAGCACCAAGTATCACAAAAGATGGTGTAAGTGTTGCTAAAGAGGTTGAATTAAAAGATCCAATAGCAAATATGGGAGCTCAACTTGTAAAAGAAGTAGCAAGCAAAACTGCTGATGCAGCAGGAGATGGCACTACAACAGCAACTGTTTTAGCATATAGTATATTTAAAGAAGGTTTGAGAAATATTACAGCTGGAGCTAATCCTGTGGAAGTAAAAAGAGGTATGGATAAAGCTACAAATGCAATTATTGATGAACTAAAAAAGATGAGCAAAACAATAAAAGGAAAAAAAGAAATAGCACAAGTTGCAACAATTTCTGCAAACTCTGATGAAAATATCGGGAATCTTATCGCTGAAGCAATGGAAAAAGTAGGTAAAGATGGCGTTATTACCGTTGAAGAAGCAAAAGGTATCAATGATGAATTAAATGTTGTTGAAGGTATGCAATTTGATAGAGGATATCTAAGCCCATATTTTGTTACAAATAGTGATAAAATGACTATTGAGTTAGATAATCCATATGTGCTTTTAACTGATAAAAAAATCACATCAATGAAAGATATTCTTCCATTATTAGAAGCTACAATGAAAAGTGGCAAACCACTACTTATCATCGCAGAAGATATTGAAGGTGAAGCCCTAACTACTCTTGTTGTAAATAAACTTCGAGGTGTTTTAAATGTAGCTGCAGTAAAAGCTCCTGGATTTGGTGATAGAAGAAAAGAAATGTTAAAAGATATAGCGATTTTAACAGGCGGACAAGTAATAAGCGAAGAGTTAGGAAATACCCTAGAGAGTGCTACAATAGCAGAACTTGGTCAATGTGCAAGAATCTCTATTGATAAAGACAACACAACAATTGTCGATGGCAAAGGTAAAAAAGATGATGTAAAATCAAGAATAAATCAAATCAAAGCTCAAATCGAAACTACAACAAGTGATTATGATAAAGAAAAATTACAAGAAAGACTTGCAAAATTAAGCGGTGGTGTTGCGGTTATAAAAGTAGGTGCGGCAAGCGAAGTAGAAATGAAAGAGAAAAAAGATAGAGTTGATGATGCATTATCTGCTACAAAAGCTGCGGTTGAAGAAGGAATCGTTGTTGGTGGTGGAGTTGCTTTAATTAGAGCAGGATTAAATGTAAAATTAAATTTAAGTGGTGATGAAGCAATAGGTTATGATATCATCAAAAGAGCAATCAAAGCACCATTAAAACAAATAGCTAAAAATGCTGGCTATGACAAAGGCGTAGTTGTAAATGAAATAGAAAAATCTAAAAAAGATAGCTACGGATTTGATGCTAGCTGTGGTGAATATGTAGATATGTTTGACAAAGGTATAATTGATCCGCTAAAAGTAGAGAGAATCGCTCTTCAAAATGCTGTATCAGTTTCAAGCTTATTGCTTACAACTGAAGCTACAATAAATGAAATAAAAGAAGACAAACCAGCTCCAGCAATGCCTGATATGGGTGGCATGGGCGGTATGGGTGGAATGATGTAA
- the fliR gene encoding flagellar biosynthetic protein FliR, whose translation MEIVSYLSEGSVANFLLLILRFSGIVAFFPFFDSRLIPISLKGAMIFFLALLFFPLLPPFDTNISILEFILAGLSEILLGFVSAFFLQIVFSAISYAGEILGFSIGMSISSSYDPVSGAQNLIIAQILSLVALLIFLALDYHHLVFILIAKSLHATPLGSFELDSNMAVYFIKAMANLFVIGFTVAFPVIGVILLSEIIFGMITRTHPQFNLLVIGLPLKIIIALIVLILALPAMMWHFKDEILEAFKITGKILGG comes from the coding sequence GTGGAGATTGTTTCATATCTTAGTGAAGGTAGTGTAGCTAATTTTCTGCTTTTGATACTTAGATTTAGCGGTATTGTGGCATTTTTCCCATTTTTTGATTCTAGACTTATACCTATCTCGCTAAAAGGTGCTATGATATTTTTTCTAGCATTATTATTTTTTCCTTTGCTTCCCCCATTTGATACAAATATTAGCATTTTAGAGTTTATTTTAGCTGGTTTAAGTGAGATTCTGCTTGGTTTTGTGAGTGCATTTTTTTTACAAATTGTATTTAGTGCTATTTCATATGCAGGTGAGATTCTAGGATTTAGTATTGGTATGAGTATATCAAGTTCATACGATCCAGTAAGTGGCGCACAGAATCTAATCATCGCACAAATTCTTAGTCTCGTTGCTTTGCTTATATTTTTAGCCCTTGATTATCATCATCTTGTATTTATTTTAATTGCAAAAAGTTTGCACGCTACGCCACTTGGTAGTTTTGAGTTAGATTCAAATATGGCAGTATATTTTATAAAAGCAATGGCAAATTTATTTGTCATAGGATTTACTGTTGCTTTTCCTGTAATAGGCGTGATATTACTATCTGAAATTATATTTGGTATGATAACTAGGACTCACCCGCAATTTAATCTATTAGTAATTGGGCTTCCTTTAAAAATCATTATTGCTTTAATTGTGCTTATATTGGCGTTGCCTGCTATGATGTGGCATTTTAAAGATGAGATTTTAGAGGCTTTCAAAATCACTGGAAAGATACTTGGTGGATAA
- the rpsB gene encoding 30S ribosomal protein S2 has translation MVTMKDLLECGVHFGHQTRKWNPKMKKFIFCSRKNIHIIDLQKTIRYFRYVYSIVKDASSEGKTIMFVGTKKQAGETIKQYAQSVGAPYVDYRWLGGMLTNFSTIKKSIRRLELIEEMENSGQIDLLTKKEKLMLLRKKEKLEKYLGGVRHMKKLPDMIFVIDVVKEHIAVEEARGLSIQVIAPLDTNCDPDKVDYPIPGNDDAIRSIQLFCKEISEAIIEGRESNKDTESLDSTEKNDSKVVDEAEFKEDSSVQEDSKGDEK, from the coding sequence ATGGTTACAATGAAAGACTTGCTTGAATGCGGAGTACATTTTGGGCATCAAACAAGAAAATGGAATCCTAAGATGAAAAAATTCATCTTTTGTTCTAGAAAAAATATCCACATTATAGACTTACAAAAGACAATCAGATATTTTAGATATGTTTATAGCATTGTTAAAGACGCTTCAAGTGAGGGTAAAACGATTATGTTTGTTGGCACAAAAAAACAAGCAGGCGAAACTATAAAACAATATGCACAAAGTGTTGGTGCGCCATATGTTGATTATAGATGGCTTGGTGGTATGCTTACAAACTTTAGCACAATTAAAAAATCAATTAGACGATTAGAATTAATCGAAGAGATGGAAAATAGCGGACAAATCGATCTTTTGACAAAAAAAGAAAAATTAATGCTACTTAGAAAAAAAGAAAAATTAGAAAAATATCTAGGTGGTGTTAGGCATATGAAAAAACTACCAGATATGATTTTTGTAATTGATGTTGTAAAAGAGCATATCGCTGTTGAGGAAGCAAGAGGACTTAGCATTCAAGTAATAGCGCCACTTGATACGAATTGTGATCCTGATAAAGTTGATTATCCAATTCCCGGAAATGACGATGCAATACGAAGTATTCAGCTATTTTGTAAAGAAATTAGTGAAGCAATTATTGAAGGTAGAGAATCTAATAAAGATACAGAATCTTTAGATTCTACAGAGAAAAACGATAGTAAAGTCGTAGATGAAGCAGAATTTAAAGAGGATTCTAGTGTTCAAGAAGATTCTAAAGGAGATGAAAAATAA
- a CDS encoding ABC transporter ATP-binding protein, which yields MNLIQAKGLSHSFEHLLYDDVNIDIKEKESVAVLGVSGSGKSSLINNLSTLLKPKSGIVNLNGKNDIYSINDDEILSIRKNEIGIIFQSHYLFRGFNVLENLKVASILTNQKIDMDLLEKFGISDLLKQQIGELSGGQQQRLSIARVLQKKPKIIFADEPTGNLDKNTSIKVMEVVFNYLNINNAAMLIATHDIEIANMCDRIFYLKDCKLVETKK from the coding sequence ATGAATCTAATACAAGCTAAGGGATTGTCACATAGCTTTGAACACCTTTTATATGATGATGTAAATATTGATATAAAAGAAAAAGAAAGTGTAGCAGTCCTTGGCGTTAGTGGTAGCGGAAAATCTAGCTTAATTAATAATCTCTCCACACTGCTTAAACCCAAAAGCGGTATAGTAAATCTAAATGGCAAAAATGATATTTATAGTATAAATGATGATGAGATTTTATCCATTCGTAAAAATGAAATAGGGATTATTTTTCAATCACATTATCTGTTTCGTGGATTTAATGTTTTGGAGAATCTCAAAGTTGCTTCAATCCTTACAAATCAAAAAATTGATATGGATTTATTAGAAAAATTTGGTATATCAGACTTGCTAAAACAGCAAATTGGGGAGCTTAGCGGTGGTCAGCAGCAAAGATTATCCATTGCTAGGGTATTACAAAAAAAGCCCAAGATTATATTTGCAGATGAACCAACAGGGAATCTTGATAAAAATACTTCTATTAAAGTGATGGAAGTTGTATTTAACTATCTTAATATTAATAATGCTGCAATGCTAATTGCTACGCATGATATAGAAATCGCAAATATGTGCGATAGAATCTTTTATCTAAAAGACTGCAAATTAGTAGAAACTAAAAAATAA